In Falco naumanni isolate bFalNau1 unplaced genomic scaffold, bFalNau1.pat scaffold_221_arrow_pat_ctg1, whole genome shotgun sequence, the following proteins share a genomic window:
- the LOC121082053 gene encoding uncharacterized protein LOC121082053 codes for MSFTTLTMPPPVTAGVLPSVPGLLITVRPSQLHTVTHQPALATWQGVQGPLGDSGQPVGLGPWDVGQGQPLYPRGCTALNVPAHAGPLPPQHPAAQHRVQVSPVLRTHPGSAQKLLEAFNKDVVASEDGVPAATPCQPALDMLSGRSRTKHQEVVTTPPSPENLLDLPELGPDAFNEAFPELAEDNLQFQDEHSSAMDSSDPLAWLDSILELPEVLSGSCLTTLLNKFPEFSEIPDLLECMMEGNCPKDQVVAAMQEDTNPSWQRVATSPLLDAKGKQGGLAAVFPTRLPESPMEPSQEGPMDTSEESPLKGCPEGPHKGLPESPQQILLKSPLASPPTAPQHHPPRVAQLVEEVLQRQPRVILTRLPPPPGISSCRVVPRSGKAAGKQAKRPTSADTLGMPEMSPWGSMPPKKRKKMVVCPVAKSSKTLWEGKPHRDATAVGCSGEQGGSSKQRPSNSDYVPTKRARTLRNTRRQGSPHCPSRR; via the exons ATGAGCTTCACCACCCTGACCATGCCGCCACCGGTCACTGCTGGTGTGCTGCCCTCTGTCCCGGGGCTGCTGATCACCGTTCGgccttcccagctccacacTGTCACCCACCAGCCCGCCCTGGCAAcctggcagggggtgcaggggcccCTGGGGGACTCGGGGCAG ccagtggggctgggcccATGGGACGtgggccaggggcagcccctctACCCTAGGGGCTGCACTGCGCTGAAcgtccctgcccatgctgggcccctgccaccccaacaCCCTGCGGCTCAGCATCGCGTGCAGGTCTCCCCTGTGCTCCGCACCCATCCTGGCAGCGCCCAGAAGCTGTTGGAGGCCTTTAACAAGGACGTGGTGGCCAGTGAGGAtggtgtccctgctgccaccccctgccagcccgccCTGGATATGctctctggcagaagcaggaccaAGCACCAAG aagtggtgaCCACCCCGCCAAGCCCAGAGAATCTCCTGGACCTGCCCGAGCTGGGGCCAGATGCCTTCAACGAGGCCtttcctgagctggcagaggacaaCCTGCAGTTTCAGGATGAGCATTCGTCCGCCATGGACAGCAGTGACCCGCTCGCCTGGCTCGACAGCATCCTGGAGCTCCCTGAAGTTCTCAGCGGCTCCTGCTTGACCACCCTCCTCAACAAGTTCCCGGAGTTCTCAGA GATCCCTGACCTCTTGGAGTGCATGATGGAGGGCAACTGTCCCAAGGACCAAGTGGTGGCCGCAATGCAGGAGGACACCAACCCCTCCTGGCAGAGGGTGGCAACATCCCCCTTGCTGGACGCCAAAGgcaagcagggtgggctggcagcgGTCTTCCCCACCCGGCTGCCAGAGAGCCCCATGGAGCCCTCTCAGGAGGGTCCTATGGACACTTCAGAGGAGAGCCCCTTGAAGGGATGCCCAGAGGGTCCCCACAAGGGTCTCCCAGAGAGTCCTCAGCAGATCCTGCTGAAGAgtcccctggccagccccccgACTGCACCCCAGCATCATCCGCCCCGCGTGGcccagctggtggaggaggtgctgcagaggcagccccgGGTCATTCTGACCCGCTTGCCACCACCACCGGGCATCTCCTCCTGCCGGGTGGTGCCCAGATCAGGCAAGGCTGCTGGTAAACAGGCCAAGCGCCCCACATCGGCTGACACCCTCGGGATGCCAGAGATGTCCCCATGGGGCAGCATGCCacccaagaagaggaagaagatggtgGTGTGCCCGGTggcaaaaagctccaaaacccTCTGGGAGGGGAAGCCACACAGGGATGCCACGGCAGTGGGCTgtagtggggagcaggggggcagcagcaagcagaggccATCCAATAGCGACTATGTGCCCACCAAGCGAGCcagaaccctgaggaacaccaggaGACAAGGTTCTCCACACTGCCCCAGTCGCCGTTGA
- the LOC121082054 gene encoding T-cell activation Rho GTPase-activating protein-like, translating to MGLPWPFALRRTPAAAQAPGQAGSGCSRALFGQPLAALCGEDNTLPRPIQELLAVLRQRGPTTEGIFRRAAGGTELRQLREALDRGKDIDMGSQPALLLAVILKDFLRSIPTKLLVIDLYEDWMAAMERASKQAKVEELKAVADKLPVANLLLLKRLMALLQHIGHNAATSRMSCSNLAICIGPNLLSPPNEDLLPLQAMLAVTEKVNVLVEFLIENCGDIFGQEVAGLSPPSAEEVPAPMDRCTELRCEEQSGPAGTAETQRPAKAFLDADASLLDIDRGAGGDTGAGPKAAEVLTDFHRLNRCDSWAPAAAVDNKRIFSLS from the exons atggggctgccctggcccttcGCCCTGCGGCGCACCCCGGCCGCTGCCCAGGCGCCAGGGCAGGCGGGCTCCGGCTGCAGCAGGGCgctctttgggcagcccctggcagccctctgTGGGGAGGACAACACGCTGCCCCGGCCCATCCAG gagctgctggctgtcctgcgCCAGCGAGGACCGACGACGGAGGGGATATTCCGCAGAGCTGCCGGCGGCACAGAACTTCGGCAGCTACGCGAGGCCCTGGACCGCGGCAAGGACATTGACATGGGAAGTCAGCctgcgctgctgctggccgTCATCTTGAAG GACTTCCTGCGAAGCATCCCCACCAAGCTCCTCGTCATCGACCTCTACGAGGACTGGATGGCAGCCATGGAGAGGGCCAGCAAGCAGGCCAAGGTGGAGGAGCTGAAAGC ggTGGCCGACAAGTTGCCTGTGgccaacctcctcctcctgaagcGGCTGATggccctcctgcagcacattgGCCACAACGCAGCCACCAGCAGAATGAGCTGCAGCAACCTGGCCATCTGCATCGGGCCCAACCTGCTGAGCCCACCCAACGAGGACCTGCTCCCGCTGCAGGCCATGCTGGCGGTGACCGAGAAG GTGAACGTGCTGGTGGAGTTCCTCATTGAAAACTGCGGGGACATCTTTGGGCAGGAGGTGGCCGGCCTCTCCCCTCCATCAGCCGAGGAGGTGCCAGCACCCATGGACAGGTGCACAG agctgcGGTGCGAAGAGCAAAGTggccctgcaggcacagcagagaccCAGCGTccagcaaaagcctttctggaTGCAGACGCCTCTCTGCTGGACATcgacagaggagctgggggagacaCAGGGGCAGGGCCCAAAGCGGCAGAG GTGCTGACTGATTTTCACCGGCTGAACCGCTGTGACTCCTGGGCCCCCGCAGCTGCTGTTGACAATAAAAgaatcttttccctctcctga